From the Nonlabens marinus S1-08 genome, one window contains:
- the paaD gene encoding 1,2-phenylacetyl-CoA epoxidase subunit PaaD codes for MIQDLNISEELLEILESVKDPEIPVLNVVDLGVIRDVEVNGKEITIKLTPTYSGCPAMDVIGDDLERAFEKEGYTTNVQLIMSPPWTTDWITERGRKALEEYGIAAPLDETADKDVLLNEKKLVKCTNCGSTNTKLVSQFGSTACKAMFQCEDCHEPFDYFKCLK; via the coding sequence ATGATCCAAGATCTAAACATATCAGAAGAGCTTCTAGAAATTTTAGAATCCGTAAAAGATCCTGAGATTCCAGTTTTGAATGTGGTAGATCTTGGTGTTATCCGTGATGTTGAGGTCAATGGTAAAGAAATTACGATTAAATTGACGCCTACTTATAGCGGTTGCCCGGCGATGGATGTGATAGGTGATGATCTGGAACGCGCCTTTGAAAAGGAAGGATACACCACAAATGTCCAATTGATCATGAGTCCGCCGTGGACGACTGATTGGATCACAGAACGTGGTCGCAAGGCACTGGAAGAATACGGTATTGCCGCACCGCTGGATGAAACGGCTGACAAGGATGTGCTGCTCAACGAAAAAAAACTGGTCAAATGCACCAATTGTGGTTCAACCAATACAAAATTGGTGAGCCAATTTGGTTCCACCGCGTGTAAGGCCATGTTTCAATGTGAGGATTGTCACGAGCCATTCGATTATTTTAAATGCTTGAAATGA
- a CDS encoding enoyl-CoA hydratase-related protein: MSQSIQLEIDNGIAEITFNRPQVFNSFNKEMAFAMQDALDRCAQDDVRAVMITGNGKAFCAGQDIQEITNPDLNPGFKAILDDHYNPIVLKIRNLEKPVVAAVNGVAAGAGANLALCCDVVIATESAAFIQAFSKIGLIPDSAGTFFLPRLIGFGKASAAMMLADKITAAEADQLGMIYKMVKDDEFLAFAKATTKKLAELPTIALANTKKALNESMTNNVEQQLKLESKLQIESASTADYEEGVAAFMEKRKPNFKGK, from the coding sequence ATGTCCCAATCCATACAATTAGAAATCGATAACGGCATTGCCGAAATCACTTTCAATCGTCCACAGGTCTTCAATTCCTTCAATAAAGAAATGGCTTTTGCAATGCAGGATGCGCTCGATCGCTGTGCGCAGGACGACGTCCGCGCCGTCATGATCACTGGAAACGGCAAGGCATTTTGCGCTGGTCAGGATATTCAGGAAATCACAAATCCAGACCTCAATCCAGGTTTCAAAGCCATTCTTGACGATCATTACAATCCGATTGTATTGAAAATCCGCAATCTGGAAAAGCCTGTGGTTGCTGCCGTCAATGGTGTGGCAGCTGGTGCTGGAGCAAATCTGGCTTTGTGCTGCGATGTAGTAATCGCGACCGAAAGTGCTGCTTTCATTCAGGCGTTTTCAAAAATTGGGCTTATTCCAGATAGCGCGGGAACGTTCTTTCTGCCACGATTGATTGGGTTTGGAAAAGCAAGTGCTGCAATGATGCTGGCAGATAAAATTACCGCTGCAGAAGCTGATCAATTGGGAATGATCTATAAAATGGTAAAGGATGACGAGTTCCTCGCTTTCGCGAAAGCGACCACAAAAAAACTGGCCGAATTACCGACTATAGCTCTAGCCAATACTAAAAAGGCACTCAATGAGTCCATGACCAACAACGTGGAACAACAATTAAAATTGGAGTCCAAATTGCAAATTGAAAGCGCATCCACGGCAGACTATGAAGAAGGCGTCGCGGCATTTATGGAGAAAAGAAAACCGAATTTTAAAGGGAAATAA
- a CDS encoding metal-dependent hydrolase, producing MDSLTQIVLGAAVGEAVLGRRVGNKALLYGAIAGTIPDLDVLVQNFADTITATEAHRGFSHSIIFCVLAAPLLGGLVNKIESKQKLGWKPWAWLFFWCLFTHPLLDCFTTWGTQLFWPFDWRIAFNSIFVIDPLYTIPFMVCVIWAIFLKRSSTLRKKLNWTGIAISSTYLICTVGLKMIATARFEQALENQKIDYNHISTRPGAFSTILWNANVETENAYLLGDYSFFDSQPISFDLYPKNRSAEPEFESPQAREDIERMKDIAQGWYLMENKNGKWYFYDLRFGLRPINQNEKEFVFAYIVKEGDDGLIVNETDKNLEDASLIFKELWERIQGN from the coding sequence ATGGATAGTTTAACTCAAATAGTTCTAGGAGCCGCAGTTGGTGAGGCTGTGTTGGGTCGCAGGGTTGGGAACAAGGCGTTGCTCTATGGTGCGATTGCAGGTACAATTCCAGATCTGGATGTCCTTGTACAGAACTTTGCTGATACGATTACCGCAACTGAGGCACATCGCGGCTTTAGCCATTCCATTATCTTTTGCGTTTTGGCAGCACCATTATTGGGTGGGCTGGTCAATAAAATAGAGAGCAAGCAAAAACTGGGCTGGAAACCTTGGGCATGGCTGTTCTTTTGGTGTTTGTTCACGCATCCGTTATTAGATTGTTTTACCACTTGGGGAACACAGTTGTTCTGGCCATTTGATTGGAGAATAGCTTTCAACAGTATTTTTGTGATTGACCCGTTGTATACCATTCCGTTTATGGTTTGTGTCATCTGGGCAATATTCCTAAAGAGATCTTCGACATTACGCAAGAAACTCAATTGGACGGGAATTGCCATCAGTTCAACTTATTTAATATGTACCGTTGGACTTAAGATGATCGCTACTGCTAGATTTGAACAAGCGCTGGAAAACCAAAAGATTGACTATAATCACATCTCAACCAGACCAGGTGCGTTCAGTACCATTTTATGGAACGCCAATGTAGAAACAGAAAATGCGTATCTCTTAGGAGACTATTCCTTTTTTGACTCGCAACCTATAAGCTTTGATCTATATCCCAAAAACCGATCAGCAGAACCGGAGTTTGAATCACCACAAGCTCGAGAAGATATAGAAAGAATGAAAGATATCGCTCAAGGCTGGTATCTAATGGAAAACAAAAATGGCAAATGGTATTTCTATGATCTACGTTTTGGATTAAGACCTATTAATCAAAACGAAAAAGAATTTGTATTTGCCTATATTGTGAAAGAAGGTGATGATGGGCTAATTGTAAATGAAACGGATAAAAACCTTGAGGATGCTAGCTTGATATTTAAAGAGTTATGGGAGCGCATTCAAGGAAATTAA
- a CDS encoding four helix bundle protein, translating to MRAQDLEDRLIGFAVSVIKACKFLDKSFASQHLSKQLIRSTTSVALNYGEARGGESTRDYLHKMKICLKELRESYINLKIQKGADLITKIELIDSLLDENNQLISIFVVSIKNTKTV from the coding sequence ATGAGAGCACAGGATTTAGAGGATAGGTTGATAGGTTTTGCCGTTTCAGTAATCAAAGCTTGTAAATTTTTAGATAAAAGCTTTGCTTCACAACATCTATCTAAACAATTGATTCGATCAACAACATCTGTCGCGTTGAATTATGGCGAGGCACGCGGTGGAGAATCTACAAGAGACTATTTGCACAAAATGAAAATTTGTCTCAAGGAATTAAGAGAGTCTTACATTAATTTAAAAATTCAAAAAGGTGCGGATTTAATAACTAAAATCGAACTTATCGATTCCCTACTTGATGAAAACAATCAACTGATATCAATTTTTGTAGTCAGTATTAAAAACACAAAGACGGTATAG